A genomic region of Bradyrhizobium sp. ORS 278 contains the following coding sequences:
- the livM gene encoding high-affinity branched-chain amino acid ABC transporter permease LivM has product MSASLPPSSPVPSNGSEPVGAAFILRKAVLSALVALGLFSLMVGVRTEAGQSGQLEYWTRFGELASLVGAVFVGSIVVELLRLWLGPRGGLGSFVPASVQSGLSVAGRYLAPALLIFTFLVPVIFYNQRYILDLGILVLTYVMLGWGLNVVVGLAGLLDLGYVAFYAVGAYSYGLLSTTFGLSFWICLPLAGILAAFWGVLLGFPVLRLRGDYLAIVTLAFGEIIRLVLINWQEVTGGPNGVSGIPRPTLFGIPLTPGEGGLASMLGIPFSPTHRIVFLFYLILALALLTNWVTIRLRRLPIGRAWEALREDEVACRALGINITTTKLTAFATGAMFGGFAGAFFATRQGFISPESFTFQESALVLAIVVLGGMGSQLGVALAALAMIGGFELFRSLEVYRMLVFGLAMVLVMIWRPRGIVGHRAPTVFLEKSKSISSDLVKEGHG; this is encoded by the coding sequence GTGAGCGCGTCCCTTCCACCCTCTTCGCCTGTCCCATCGAATGGCTCCGAGCCCGTCGGAGCCGCCTTCATCCTCAGGAAGGCTGTCCTCAGCGCGCTGGTCGCGCTCGGCCTGTTCTCGCTGATGGTCGGCGTCCGCACCGAGGCCGGCCAGAGCGGCCAGCTCGAATACTGGACCCGCTTCGGCGAGCTCGCCAGCCTCGTCGGCGCGGTGTTCGTTGGCTCGATCGTGGTCGAGCTGTTGCGGCTCTGGCTCGGCCCGCGCGGCGGCCTCGGCAGCTTCGTTCCCGCGTCGGTGCAGAGCGGCCTGTCCGTTGCGGGGCGCTATCTCGCACCGGCGCTACTGATCTTCACCTTTCTCGTGCCGGTGATCTTCTACAATCAGCGCTACATTCTCGACCTCGGCATCCTCGTCCTCACCTATGTGATGCTGGGCTGGGGCCTCAACGTCGTGGTCGGCCTCGCCGGCCTGCTCGATCTCGGCTACGTCGCGTTCTACGCGGTCGGCGCCTATTCCTACGGTTTGCTGTCGACAACCTTCGGCCTGTCGTTCTGGATCTGCCTGCCGCTCGCCGGCATCCTTGCCGCGTTCTGGGGCGTGCTGCTCGGCTTCCCCGTGCTGCGGCTGCGCGGCGATTACCTCGCCATCGTCACGCTCGCCTTCGGCGAAATCATCCGTCTGGTGCTGATCAACTGGCAGGAGGTGACGGGCGGCCCCAATGGCGTCTCCGGCATTCCGCGCCCGACCCTGTTCGGCATCCCGTTGACTCCCGGCGAAGGCGGCCTTGCGTCGATGCTCGGCATTCCGTTCTCGCCGACGCATCGCATCGTGTTCCTGTTCTACTTGATCCTGGCGCTGGCGCTGCTGACCAACTGGGTGACGATCAGGCTGCGCCGGCTGCCGATCGGCCGCGCCTGGGAAGCGCTGCGCGAGGATGAGGTCGCCTGCCGCGCGCTCGGCATCAACATCACCACGACCAAGCTGACGGCGTTCGCCACCGGCGCGATGTTTGGCGGCTTCGCCGGCGCCTTCTTCGCCACGCGGCAGGGCTTCATCAGCCCCGAGTCCTTCACGTTCCAAGAGTCAGCGCTGGTGCTGGCGATCGTCGTGCTCGGCGGCATGGGCTCGCAGCTCGGTGTGGCGCTGGCCGCGCTCGCCATGATCGGTGGCTTCGAGCTGTTCCGAAGCCTCGAGGTCTACCGCATGCTGGTGTTCGGTCTCGCCATGGTGCTGGTGATGATCTGGCGCCCGCGCGGCATCGTCGGCCATCGCGCGCCGACCGTGTTCCTGGAAAAATCCAAGAGCATCTCCTCGGACCTCGTCAAGGAAGGCCACGGATGA
- a CDS encoding ABC transporter ATP-binding protein, with protein sequence MSSAPILALENLTMRFGGIVAVNALSFTAQRKQITALIGPNGAGKTTVFNCITGFYKPTSGVIRLTHDDGTQFEMQKLKDFNISKQAKVARTFQNIRLFPGMTALENLMVAQHNALMRASGLTLIGLLGLPSWRAAEQSAIDNAVFWLKRVGLIDRADDAAGNLAYGDQRRLEIARAMCTGPALLCLDEPAAGLNARESAALSELLLSIRSDHATSILLIEHDMSVVMEISDRVVVMDYGVKIAEGTPREIRDDPKVIAAYLGTDEEEAAAVMEAEA encoded by the coding sequence ATGAGCTCCGCTCCCATCCTCGCGCTCGAGAATCTCACCATGCGTTTCGGCGGCATCGTCGCCGTCAACGCGCTGTCGTTCACCGCCCAGCGCAAGCAGATCACGGCGCTGATCGGCCCCAACGGCGCCGGCAAGACCACTGTCTTCAACTGCATCACGGGCTTCTACAAGCCGACCTCCGGCGTGATCCGCCTGACGCATGACGACGGCACGCAATTCGAGATGCAGAAGCTGAAGGACTTCAACATCTCCAAGCAGGCCAAGGTCGCGCGCACCTTCCAGAACATCCGGCTGTTTCCCGGCATGACGGCGCTCGAGAACCTGATGGTGGCGCAGCACAACGCCCTGATGCGCGCCTCCGGTCTGACATTGATCGGGCTGCTCGGCCTGCCATCCTGGCGCGCGGCCGAGCAGAGCGCGATCGACAATGCGGTGTTCTGGCTGAAGCGCGTCGGCCTGATCGACCGCGCCGACGACGCCGCCGGCAATCTCGCTTATGGCGATCAGCGCCGTCTCGAGATCGCGCGCGCGATGTGCACCGGGCCTGCCCTGCTCTGCCTCGACGAGCCGGCCGCCGGCCTCAACGCCCGCGAAAGCGCGGCGTTGAGCGAGCTGCTTCTCTCGATCCGCAGCGACCACGCCACATCGATCCTGCTGATCGAGCACGACATGAGCGTGGTGATGGAGATCTCCGACCGCGTCGTGGTGATGGACTATGGCGTCAAGATCGCCGAGGGAACGCCGCGCGAGATCCGCGACGATCCGAAGGTGATCGCCGCCTATCTCGGCACCGACGAGGAAGAAGCCGCAGCCGTGATGGAGGCCGAGGCGTGA
- a CDS encoding ABC transporter ATP-binding protein — protein sequence MSASLLAIRSLRASYGKIEALKGVDLDIKAGEIVALIGANGAGKSTLMMSIFGRPRASSGHIVYDGHDITQVPTHLIARLKIAQSPEGRRIFPRMSVAENLQMGADAGDTTEAQRADTLERVFALFPRLKERIDQRGGTLSGGEQQMLAIGRALMSRPRLLLLDEPSLGLAPLIARQIFDAIRTLNRQDGLTVLIVEQNANHALKLAHRGYVLVNGMITLSGTGTELLQRPEIRAAYLEGGRH from the coding sequence GTGAGTGCATCCCTGCTCGCGATCCGTAGCCTGCGCGCCTCCTACGGCAAGATCGAAGCGCTGAAGGGCGTCGACCTCGACATCAAGGCCGGCGAAATCGTCGCGCTGATCGGCGCCAACGGCGCCGGCAAGTCGACGCTGATGATGTCGATCTTCGGCCGCCCGCGCGCGAGCTCAGGCCATATCGTCTATGACGGTCATGACATCACCCAGGTGCCGACGCATCTGATCGCACGGCTCAAGATCGCCCAGTCGCCCGAAGGCCGCCGCATCTTCCCGCGGATGAGCGTTGCGGAAAATCTGCAGATGGGCGCCGATGCCGGCGACACCACGGAGGCGCAGCGGGCCGACACGCTGGAGCGCGTGTTCGCGCTGTTCCCGCGGCTGAAGGAGCGCATCGATCAGCGCGGCGGCACGCTGTCCGGCGGCGAGCAGCAGATGCTGGCGATTGGACGCGCGTTGATGAGCCGCCCCCGTCTGCTGCTGCTCGACGAGCCCTCGCTCGGCCTGGCGCCGCTGATCGCGCGACAGATTTTTGACGCCATCCGGACGCTGAATCGCCAGGATGGATTGACCGTCCTGATCGTCGAGCAGAACGCCAATCATGCGTTGAAGCTCGCCCATCGCGGCTACGTGCTGGTGAACGGCATGATCACCCTGTCGGGCACCGGGACCGAGTTGCTGCAGCGCCCCGAGATCCGCGCGGCCTATCTGGAGGGCGGCCGCCACTGA
- a CDS encoding P1 family peptidase yields MQNLLTDIPGVRVGHAHDAALASGVTAILFDQPAVAAIDIRGGGPGVREDALLDPVNTVERVDGIALSGGSAFGLEAASGIQAWLAEQGRGFAVRDALIPIVPGAIVFDLLNGGNKQWGRYAPYRELGYAAAAAATTSFALGSVGAGLGATTANLQGGLGSASAVTTGGIKVAAIAVVNAVGSVTVGDGPWFWAAPYEADGEFGGRGLPARFTPDMLAMRIKGGPAPSDSENTTIALVVTDAILTKAQAKRLAMMAQTGMARAIYPVHLPLDGDIVFAAATCARPIEPLVELSELGMLAANVLARAIARGVYHARPLPFAGALPSWQDRFGG; encoded by the coding sequence GTGCAGAATCTCCTGACCGACATTCCCGGCGTCCGCGTCGGCCATGCCCATGATGCGGCGCTCGCCTCCGGCGTGACGGCGATCCTGTTCGATCAGCCGGCGGTGGCCGCGATCGACATTCGCGGCGGCGGGCCCGGGGTGCGCGAGGATGCGCTGCTTGATCCCGTCAACACAGTCGAGCGGGTCGACGGCATCGCGCTGTCGGGCGGTTCGGCGTTCGGCTTGGAGGCCGCCAGCGGCATCCAGGCGTGGCTCGCCGAACAGGGCCGCGGTTTCGCCGTACGCGACGCGTTAATTCCCATTGTGCCGGGCGCGATCGTGTTCGACCTGCTCAACGGCGGCAACAAGCAATGGGGCCGCTACGCGCCGTACCGCGAGCTCGGCTATGCGGCGGCGGCCGCCGCCACGACGAGCTTTGCGCTCGGCAGCGTTGGCGCGGGCCTCGGCGCAACAACGGCCAATCTGCAGGGCGGGCTCGGCTCGGCGTCGGCTGTCACGACAGGCGGCATCAAGGTCGCGGCGATCGCGGTGGTGAATGCGGTCGGCAGCGTGACGGTCGGCGATGGTCCCTGGTTCTGGGCGGCGCCCTACGAAGCCGACGGCGAATTCGGCGGCCGCGGCCTGCCCGCGCGCTTCACGCCGGACATGCTGGCGATGCGCATCAAAGGCGGCCCTGCCCCCTCGGACTCCGAGAACACGACGATTGCGCTGGTGGTGACCGATGCCATCCTCACCAAGGCGCAGGCCAAGCGGCTCGCGATGATGGCGCAGACCGGCATGGCACGCGCGATCTATCCGGTGCACCTGCCGCTCGACGGCGACATCGTGTTTGCGGCCGCGACCTGCGCGAGGCCCATCGAGCCTCTGGTCGAGCTCAGCGAGCTTGGCATGCTCGCCGCGAACGTGCTGGCGCGGGCGATTGCGCGCGGCGTGTATCACGCGAGGCCACTGCCGTTTGCCGGCGCTCTGCCGTCCTGGCAGGACCGCTTCGGCGGCTGA
- a CDS encoding EF-hand domain-containing protein — MWFALGAASSVLDSLQSLGSTKSGSGKSGGGLFSLDAKGTGSSGNFSPWSSSGSSGSGQIAPETMSALLAAQSQSGASSGTSASTNPLQDLFSQIDGNGDGQISKSEFENALGAGGTNLANADKVFGKLDANNDGSVSLDELSSALQGAKGRHGHHHHQEAGGSSGLGTSSGAGADALMQALSGASSSSSTNSDGSTTTTITYADGSKVTLTTPAATTASNAATSSYNLIEKLIQRQSQQLSSATSSTTAVSV, encoded by the coding sequence ATGTGGTTTGCACTGGGGGCCGCGTCGTCGGTCCTGGACAGCCTGCAGTCGCTCGGCTCGACCAAGTCGGGCTCCGGCAAATCGGGCGGCGGCCTGTTCAGCCTGGACGCCAAGGGAACGGGCAGCTCCGGCAATTTCAGCCCGTGGTCGAGCTCGGGCAGCAGCGGCTCGGGGCAGATCGCGCCGGAGACGATGAGCGCGCTGCTGGCGGCGCAGAGCCAATCGGGGGCATCCTCCGGCACAAGCGCCTCGACCAACCCGCTGCAGGATCTGTTCTCGCAGATCGACGGCAACGGCGATGGGCAGATCAGCAAGTCCGAGTTCGAGAACGCGCTCGGCGCCGGCGGCACCAACCTCGCCAATGCGGACAAGGTGTTCGGCAAGCTCGATGCGAACAACGACGGCAGTGTCAGCCTCGACGAGCTGTCCTCGGCGCTGCAGGGCGCCAAGGGGCGGCATGGCCATCATCATCACCAGGAGGCCGGCGGGAGCAGCGGCTTGGGCACCTCATCCGGCGCGGGCGCCGATGCGCTGATGCAGGCGCTGTCGGGCGCGTCGAGCTCGTCGTCCACCAACAGCGACGGCTCGACGACGACCACGATCACCTATGCGGACGGCTCCAAGGTCACGTTGACGACGCCGGCGGCCACCACCGCGTCGAACGCGGCGACGTCGTCGTACAATCTGATCGAGAAGCTGATCCAGCGGCAGTCGCAGCAGCTGTCGAGCGCCACGTCGTCGACGACCGCGGTGAGCGTGTAA
- a CDS encoding ureidoglycolate lyase codes for MHMLTPRPLTKAAFAAFGDVVETDGAPPIEINQGFARRCNELAAIDVTSGGIDVNISLFEAKPRPRPIEIKLMERHPLGTQLFMPLQDRPWLVLVCTDPHDAASYQAFTATGRQGVNYARNVWHHPLLVFDEASRFMVVDRMSPDNLEERWLDQPLFLSIP; via the coding sequence ATGCATATGCTCACACCGCGGCCGCTGACGAAGGCGGCCTTCGCTGCCTTCGGCGACGTCGTCGAGACCGACGGCGCCCCGCCGATCGAGATCAACCAGGGCTTTGCCCGCCGCTGCAACGAGCTCGCCGCCATCGACGTGACCTCGGGCGGCATCGATGTCAATATCAGCCTGTTCGAGGCCAAGCCGCGGCCGCGGCCGATCGAAATCAAGCTGATGGAACGGCATCCGCTCGGCACGCAGCTGTTCATGCCGCTGCAGGACCGCCCTTGGCTGGTGCTCGTCTGCACCGATCCGCATGATGCCGCGAGCTACCAAGCCTTCACCGCCACTGGACGCCAGGGCGTGAACTACGCCCGCAACGTCTGGCATCATCCCCTCTTGGTCTTCGACGAGGCCTCACGTTTCATGGTGGTCGACCGCATGAGCCCCGACAATCTCGAGGAACGGTGGCTCGACCAGCCGCTGTTTTTGAGCATCCCCTGA
- a CDS encoding PAS domain S-box protein has product MRSIEDTREVLLSTSSATRRDQLAALAALAASALLFAIIAPSAKIQLPARPAFIASYQSALALNDLITAFLLFSQFVLLRSRALAWLASGYLFTGPAALLHTLVFPGVYAPDGLFGAGPQGAVWIYMIWHGGFPLFVLAYVLGRNGRPVSSVGAALAFAIIGVAVSLAALAWIVITQEAALPALLDGNAATPALKVVVGAIWCATFAALVAMAWRRPHSVLDLWIMVVLCAWLFDLSLSSLLNAARFDLGYYAGRIYGLFAASFVLGVLLADNVGLQQRLTRLLQQQRRQSETERARFIARERLFSAVVESSNDAIITLTLHGKITSWNRAAEQLFGYGAEDALGSDIALIVPPDRRGEVDGILARIGQGEKIEHHETVRRHRDGREVEVSLSVSPILDARGTVIGASKVARDITESKRTRNALTRETEERRRIFETSQDLILIADSRGNLIQVSPSTRAILGYRPEEMVGRNASDFVYPPELEAVRSQMRDCRRGRDIHNFEAQLLHKEGRGVVLNWMASWSDPMRRHFFVGRDLTEKRAAEAQFRQAQKMEAVGQLTGGIAHDFNNILTVITGSIAILADAVADRPELAAIAKLIDDSADRGAHLTRQLLAFARKQPLQPVDLDVNALIIETAALLRPTLGEHIEIERILCVDPCTALADPNQLATSVVNLALNARDAMPQGGKLTLETANVTLDQDYANANAEVAVGDYVMIAVSDTGSGIPPAYLDKVFDPFFSTKGLGKGTGLGLSMVFGFVKQSGGHIKVYSEVGHGTSIKLYLPRSTSAPTAGADRRLPDATGGDETILIVEDDPLVRQHAVTQVKSLGYTTLAAANAAEALAVLEQHPEIDLLFTDVIMPGGMNGRQLADAARAQRPALKTLFTSGYTENAIVHHGRLDAGVLLLPKPYRKPELARMIRIALEG; this is encoded by the coding sequence ATGCGAAGCATCGAAGATACTCGCGAAGTTCTTCTATCAACTTCATCTGCAACCCGGCGAGACCAGCTCGCAGCGCTTGCTGCGTTGGCGGCCTCGGCTTTGCTGTTTGCCATCATCGCTCCCTCCGCCAAAATTCAGCTGCCGGCGAGGCCCGCATTCATCGCGAGCTATCAGTCGGCGCTGGCGCTGAATGATCTGATCACGGCGTTCCTGCTGTTCTCCCAGTTCGTGTTGCTGCGCTCCCGCGCCCTGGCGTGGCTCGCGTCCGGCTACTTGTTCACCGGTCCAGCCGCGCTGTTGCACACGCTCGTGTTCCCTGGCGTGTACGCGCCGGACGGGCTGTTCGGGGCCGGACCGCAGGGCGCTGTCTGGATCTACATGATCTGGCATGGCGGCTTTCCGCTGTTCGTCCTCGCCTACGTACTCGGCAGAAACGGCCGCCCTGTGAGTTCAGTTGGTGCGGCGCTGGCGTTCGCCATCATCGGCGTTGCGGTCTCGCTGGCTGCGCTGGCCTGGATCGTGATCACTCAGGAGGCGGCGCTACCGGCTCTTCTCGACGGCAATGCCGCAACGCCGGCGTTGAAGGTGGTGGTCGGCGCGATCTGGTGCGCGACATTCGCCGCGCTCGTCGCGATGGCGTGGCGGCGGCCGCACAGCGTCCTCGACCTCTGGATCATGGTGGTGCTGTGCGCGTGGCTGTTCGATCTGTCGCTGTCATCGCTGCTCAATGCCGCAAGGTTCGATCTTGGCTACTACGCCGGTCGCATCTACGGCCTGTTCGCGGCGAGCTTCGTGCTCGGGGTGCTGCTCGCCGACAATGTCGGACTGCAGCAACGCCTGACGCGCCTGCTGCAACAGCAGCGGCGGCAGAGCGAAACCGAGCGGGCCCGCTTCATCGCGCGCGAGCGGTTGTTCAGCGCCGTCGTGGAATCCTCCAATGACGCCATCATCACGCTGACCTTGCACGGCAAGATCACATCCTGGAACCGGGCCGCGGAGCAACTGTTCGGATATGGCGCCGAGGACGCGCTGGGCAGCGACATCGCCCTGATCGTTCCGCCCGACCGGCGCGGCGAGGTCGACGGCATTCTCGCCAGGATTGGACAGGGCGAGAAGATCGAGCATCACGAGACGGTACGTCGGCACAGGGATGGTCGCGAGGTCGAAGTCTCCCTCAGCGTCTCACCGATCCTTGATGCAAGGGGAACCGTGATCGGCGCATCCAAGGTCGCGCGCGACATCACGGAGAGCAAGCGCACGCGCAACGCGCTGACCCGGGAAACCGAAGAGCGGCGACGCATCTTCGAGACCTCGCAGGATCTGATCCTGATCGCGGATTCGCGCGGCAATCTGATCCAGGTCAGCCCGAGCACGCGAGCCATCCTGGGCTACCGCCCGGAGGAGATGGTCGGCCGCAACGCCAGCGACTTCGTCTATCCGCCTGAGCTGGAGGCCGTCCGCAGCCAAATGCGCGACTGCCGCCGCGGCCGCGATATCCACAATTTCGAGGCCCAGCTGCTGCACAAGGAAGGCCGCGGCGTGGTGCTGAACTGGATGGCCAGCTGGTCGGATCCGATGCGGCGCCATTTCTTTGTCGGACGCGATCTCACCGAGAAGCGCGCCGCCGAGGCTCAGTTCCGCCAGGCGCAGAAGATGGAGGCCGTCGGCCAGCTCACCGGCGGCATCGCCCACGACTTCAACAATATCCTCACGGTGATCACGGGAAGCATCGCCATCCTGGCAGACGCCGTCGCGGACCGGCCGGAGCTCGCGGCGATCGCCAAGCTGATCGACGACTCGGCTGACCGCGGCGCGCATCTGACGCGACAGCTGCTGGCCTTCGCCCGCAAGCAGCCGCTACAGCCGGTCGATCTCGACGTCAATGCGCTCATCATCGAGACCGCGGCCCTGCTGCGGCCCACGCTGGGTGAGCATATCGAGATCGAGCGTATCCTGTGCGTCGATCCATGTACGGCCCTGGCCGATCCGAACCAGCTCGCGACCTCCGTGGTCAATCTCGCGCTCAATGCGCGAGACGCGATGCCGCAAGGCGGCAAGCTGACTTTGGAAACCGCGAATGTCACGCTCGACCAGGATTATGCCAACGCCAACGCCGAGGTCGCGGTCGGCGACTACGTCATGATCGCCGTCAGCGACACCGGCAGCGGCATTCCGCCGGCCTATCTCGACAAGGTGTTCGACCCGTTCTTCTCGACCAAGGGCCTCGGCAAGGGGACGGGGCTCGGGCTGAGCATGGTGTTCGGCTTCGTGAAACAGTCCGGCGGCCACATCAAGGTCTATAGCGAGGTCGGCCACGGCACCTCGATCAAGCTCTATCTGCCACGCTCGACCTCGGCGCCGACGGCCGGCGCCGACCGGCGTTTGCCCGACGCAACGGGCGGCGACGAGACCATCCTGATCGTCGAGGACGATCCGCTGGTGCGCCAGCACGCGGTCACCCAGGTCAAGAGCCTCGGCTACACGACGCTTGCCGCCGCCAATGCTGCGGAGGCACTGGCCGTGCTGGAGCAACATCCGGAGATCGACCTGCTGTTCACCGACGTCATCATGCCCGGCGGCATGAACGGTCGGCAGCTCGCCGACGCCGCGCGGGCGCAGCGTCCGGCGCTGAAGACGCTGTTCACCTCCGGCTACACCGAGAACGCGATCGTGCATCACGGCCGCCTCGATGCGGGCGTGCTGCTGCTGCCCAAGCCCTACCGCAAGCCCGAGCTCGCCCGCATGATCCGCATCGCCCTGGAGGGATGA
- a CDS encoding branched-chain amino acid ABC transporter substrate-binding protein yields the protein MKPLKLIGLALGATLALSTAAYAEDITIAVAGPMTGGESAFGRQMQNGAEMAIADLNAAGGVLGKKLALQVGDDACDPKQARSVAEKLAGSGIPFVAGHFCSSSSIPASEAYADSNVLQITPASTNPLFTERKLWNVARVCGRDDQQGLVAANYIAKNFKGKNIAILNDKTTYGKGLADETKKALNKAGVTEKMFESYNKGDKDFNAIVSRLKRENIDLVYVGGYHQEAGLILRQMRDQGLKTILMAGDAMNDKEFASITGPAAEGTLFTFGPEPRNKPTAKAIVEKFKAKNIDPEGYTLYTYAAIQVWSQAVKKANTTDAKKVMDTIKAGEWDTVLGKLGFDAKGDIKQIDYVVYKWDAKGGYAELGGGKS from the coding sequence ATGAAACCACTCAAACTCATTGGTCTGGCCCTGGGCGCCACGCTTGCGCTCTCGACCGCGGCCTACGCCGAAGACATCACCATCGCCGTGGCCGGCCCGATGACCGGCGGCGAGTCGGCCTTCGGCCGCCAGATGCAGAACGGCGCCGAGATGGCGATCGCCGATCTCAATGCCGCCGGCGGCGTGCTCGGCAAGAAGCTCGCGCTGCAGGTGGGTGACGATGCCTGCGATCCGAAGCAGGCCCGCTCGGTCGCCGAGAAGCTCGCCGGCTCCGGCATTCCGTTCGTCGCCGGCCATTTCTGCTCGTCGTCATCGATCCCGGCCTCGGAGGCCTATGCCGACAGCAACGTGCTGCAGATCACCCCGGCTTCGACCAACCCGCTGTTCACCGAGCGCAAGCTGTGGAACGTCGCCCGCGTCTGCGGCCGTGACGATCAGCAGGGCCTCGTCGCCGCCAACTACATCGCGAAGAACTTCAAGGGCAAGAACATCGCGATCCTCAACGACAAGACCACCTACGGCAAGGGTCTCGCCGACGAAACCAAGAAGGCGCTCAACAAGGCCGGCGTCACCGAGAAGATGTTCGAGTCGTACAACAAGGGCGACAAGGACTTCAACGCGATCGTGTCGCGCCTGAAGCGTGAGAACATCGACCTCGTCTATGTCGGCGGCTATCATCAGGAAGCCGGTCTGATCCTGCGCCAGATGCGCGACCAGGGCCTGAAGACGATCCTGATGGCGGGCGACGCCATGAACGACAAGGAGTTCGCCTCCATCACCGGTCCGGCCGCTGAGGGCACCCTCTTCACCTTCGGCCCCGAGCCGCGCAACAAGCCGACCGCGAAGGCGATCGTCGAGAAGTTCAAGGCCAAGAACATCGACCCCGAAGGCTACACCCTCTACACCTACGCCGCGATCCAGGTCTGGTCGCAGGCGGTGAAGAAGGCCAACACCACCGACGCCAAGAAGGTGATGGACACCATCAAGGCGGGCGAGTGGGACACCGTGCTCGGCAAGCTCGGCTTCGACGCCAAGGGCGACATCAAGCAGATCGACTACGTCGTCTACAAGTGGGACGCCAAGGGCGGCTACGCCGAGCTCGGCGGCGGCAAGTCCTGA
- the rpe gene encoding ribulose-phosphate 3-epimerase: MTQSFTPRPLVIAPSILASDFAKLGEEVRAVDAAGADWIHLDVMDGHFVPNISYGPDVIKALRPHTTKIFDAHLMITPCDPYLEAFAKAGCDHITVHAEAGPHLHRSLQAIRALGKKAGVSLNPSTPLNVIEYVLDLVDLVLIMSVNPGFGGQAFIASAIGKVQDLRAMTAGRPIDIEVDGGVGRDNAGALAAAGANAFVAGSAVFKGGTMEAYRSNIAAIRDAAATARGEAI, encoded by the coding sequence ATGACCCAGTCCTTCACGCCGCGTCCGCTCGTCATCGCGCCATCGATCCTGGCCTCCGATTTCGCCAAGCTCGGCGAGGAGGTGCGCGCCGTCGACGCCGCGGGCGCCGACTGGATTCATCTCGATGTGATGGACGGCCATTTCGTCCCGAACATTTCCTACGGCCCGGATGTCATCAAGGCGCTGCGCCCGCACACGACCAAGATCTTCGACGCGCATCTGATGATCACGCCGTGCGACCCGTATCTCGAGGCCTTCGCCAAGGCCGGCTGCGACCACATCACGGTGCATGCCGAGGCAGGTCCCCATCTGCATCGCTCGCTGCAGGCGATCCGCGCGCTGGGCAAGAAGGCCGGCGTCTCGCTCAATCCGTCGACACCGCTGAATGTGATCGAGTACGTGCTCGACCTCGTCGACCTCGTGCTGATCATGTCGGTCAACCCCGGCTTCGGCGGCCAGGCCTTCATCGCCTCGGCGATCGGCAAGGTCCAGGACCTGCGCGCGATGACCGCGGGCCGGCCGATCGACATCGAGGTCGACGGCGGCGTCGGCCGCGACAATGCCGGCGCGCTCGCGGCCGCCGGCGCCAACGCCTTCGTCGCCGGCTCCGCCGTGTTCAAGGGCGGCACGATGGAAGCCTATCGCAGCAACATCGCCGCGATCCGTGATGCCGCCGCGACGGCGCGCGGCGAAGCGATCTGA
- a CDS encoding response regulator — protein sequence MPRVLVVDDQKDVRAMISMVLRVNQFEVVEAGTAPDGLKLFRAQTFDVVIVDIYLEESNGLDLVSEMRRLVPDVPVVAVSGMSAFDGAAMSDELTRVVYLQKPFRPGELMNAVEMARTAVEGRAAAALSACAG from the coding sequence ATGCCACGGGTGCTGGTGGTGGACGATCAGAAGGACGTGCGCGCCATGATCAGCATGGTGCTGCGCGTCAATCAGTTCGAGGTCGTCGAAGCGGGAACCGCTCCGGACGGTCTCAAATTGTTCCGCGCTCAGACGTTCGACGTCGTGATTGTCGACATCTATCTGGAGGAATCCAACGGTCTTGATCTGGTCAGCGAGATGCGGCGACTGGTTCCCGACGTGCCGGTCGTGGCCGTCTCCGGCATGAGCGCGTTTGACGGGGCGGCGATGTCGGACGAACTCACGCGGGTGGTCTATTTGCAGAAGCCGTTCCGGCCGGGCGAATTGATGAACGCGGTCGAAATGGCCCGTACGGCCGTCGAGGGCAGAGCAGCGGCGGCGCTGTCGGCCTGCGCCGGTTAA